One window from the genome of Paramormyrops kingsleyae isolate MSU_618 chromosome 3, PKINGS_0.4, whole genome shotgun sequence encodes:
- the miox gene encoding inositol oxygenase, whose protein sequence is MCHSGPIYPLKVSHTALGSRDSAHQQPPLHPPPLRTLVKAMKIINIGPDPSQVYRPNETNINDDAKSGYRNFQNGDLIERVYRTYKIMHTNQTLAFVKKKHEMWSGCNHTQMNMMESIGTLDQLVDESDPDVDFPNSFHAFQTAEGIRQEHPDKDWFQLIGLIHDIGKIMAFWGEPQWAVVGDTFPVGCKFQNSIVFRGTTFVDNPDEQNPAYNTEYGIYQPQCGLDNVWMSWGHDEYLYRVMKFNKCSIPEEGLYMLRFHSFYPWHTHGDYMHLCNEKDQHMLPWVKEFNKFDLYTKSTDLPDVEKLKPYYQSLIDKYCPGELYW, encoded by the exons ATGTGCCACAGTGGCCCAATCTACCCTTTAAAAGTGTCACACACAGCACTGGGAAGCAGGGACTCAGCCCATCAACAGCCGCCTCTTCATCCACCACCATTGAGAACTCTGGTGAAAGCCATGAAGATCATCAACATC GGACCAGACCCATCGCAGGTTTATCGGCCAAATGAGACAAATATCAACGACGATGCAAAATCTGGGTACAGGAACTTCCAG AATGGGGATCTTATTGAGAGAGTCTACAGAACCTACAAGATAATGCACACTAATCAAACTTTGGCATTTGTGAAAAAGAAG CATGAAATGTGGTCTGGATGCAATCACACTCAAATGAACATGATGGAGAGCATCGGCACTCTAGATCAGCTGGTGGATGAATCTGATCCAGATGTGGACTTCCCCAATTCCTTCCATGCCTTCCAGACAGCTGAAGGAATTCGTCAGGAGCACCCAGACAAAG ACTGGTTCCAGCTGATCGGGCTCATCCATGACATCGGGAAGATCATGGCATTTTGGGGAGAACCTCAG TGGGCTGTGGTGGGCGACACATTCCCAGTAGGCTGCAAGTTCCAGAACTCCATCGTCTTCAGAGGCACCACATTTGTGGACAATCCAGACGAACAGAACCCAGCCTACAA CACTGAATATGGAATCTACCAACCACAGTGTGGCCTGGACAACGTATGGATGTCATGGGGCCATGATG AATACTTGTACAGAGTGATGAAGTTCAACAAGTGCTCCATTCCCGAAGAG GGTCTGTACATGCTGCGATTCCACTCCTTCTACCCCTGGCACACCCACGGTGACTACATGCACCTCTGCAACGAGAAGGACCAGCACATGCTGCCGTGGGTGAAGGAGTTCAA CAAATTTGACCTGTACACAAAGAGTACAGACCTACCAGATGTGGAGAAGCTGAAACCTTATTACCAGTCACTGATAGACAAGTACTGCCCAGGGGAGCTGTACTGGTGA